Proteins encoded by one window of Bradyrhizobium sp. B097:
- a CDS encoding TetR/AcrR family transcriptional regulator, with protein MTTSTLKMPRAPKTRTATGPAKVRAGRPPKELAGEVDARILDAARKVFLERGFEGASIDEIAEAARSGKRTIYARFRDKRALFTEVVTRDILSRIAEFKADAPLGATVEERLTSVASTLLHWGLDADRIGLMRLAIAEAHRFPDLAATVNRRARALATELGVHLLRDLTRSDELGKLPAFAPEHLPTTARLFLDIIAVPMLLRALYEVDLKALDPELDEHVARGVAFFVAGCRSGWVESPES; from the coding sequence ATGACCACCAGTACCCTGAAGATGCCGCGGGCGCCCAAGACCAGGACGGCGACCGGGCCGGCCAAAGTCCGCGCCGGCCGGCCGCCAAAGGAATTGGCGGGCGAGGTCGACGCGCGCATCCTCGACGCCGCACGCAAGGTATTCCTCGAGCGCGGCTTCGAAGGCGCCAGTATCGACGAGATCGCCGAGGCCGCGCGTTCCGGCAAGCGCACCATCTATGCGCGCTTCCGCGACAAGCGGGCGCTGTTCACCGAGGTGGTGACGCGGGACATCCTGTCACGCATTGCGGAGTTCAAGGCGGACGCGCCGCTCGGCGCGACGGTGGAGGAACGCCTCACCAGCGTCGCCTCGACCCTGTTGCATTGGGGCCTCGACGCCGACCGGATCGGCCTGATGCGGCTTGCCATCGCGGAGGCGCATCGCTTCCCGGATCTCGCGGCCACCGTCAACCGCAGGGCGCGCGCGCTCGCCACCGAGCTCGGTGTTCATCTGCTGCGCGACCTGACGCGATCCGACGAACTCGGCAAGCTGCCCGCCTTCGCGCCGGAGCACCTGCCTACCACCGCGCGCCTGTTCCTCGACATCATCGCGGTACCGATGCTGCTCCGGGCTCTCTACGAAGTCGACTTGAAGGCACTCGATCCCGAACTCGACGAGCACGTCGCGCGCGGCGTCGCGTTCTTCGTCGCGGGGTGCAGGAGCGGCTGGGTTGAGAGTCCCGAGTCGTAG
- a CDS encoding HlyD family secretion protein translates to MERDHGGHERIEGSPSAPASHEPNVTSERPEVTARAPAQERPASKQPAPPETVPPEVAPQRRGFLRRRPMVSAIGAVLLAATLGGGTLYMDYTGHFESTDDAFIAARQFALAPKVSGYITAVPVTDNQHIAAGDVIARIDDRDYRVALAQAEAQVAAAQASIQNVDAQLDVQQAQISANQAQVDQAQAALTFAQQQATRYQHLEQTGYGTVQNSEQYTSQLHQQQASLLSAQATLNLAQRQVESLKAQRKSAVANLAQAEAQRDQAELNLSYTTVTAAQPGRVVNLSAAVGQFAQAGTNLTMFVPDQTWVTANFKEIQLDQMRPGEKVTLKIDAYPGRTIRGHVESVQPGSGTAFSLLPAQNATGNYVKIVQRVPVKIVMDNPPTDVALGPGMSVVPTVRINPAPSLLERLEKL, encoded by the coding sequence TTGGAGCGCGACCACGGAGGGCACGAGCGCATCGAGGGTTCGCCCTCGGCGCCGGCCTCTCACGAGCCCAACGTCACGTCCGAGCGGCCGGAGGTGACCGCGCGGGCTCCGGCGCAGGAGCGCCCCGCAAGCAAGCAGCCCGCCCCGCCGGAGACAGTCCCGCCGGAGGTCGCCCCACAGCGGCGCGGCTTCCTGCGCCGCCGTCCGATGGTCTCCGCGATCGGCGCCGTGCTGCTCGCCGCCACGCTCGGCGGCGGCACCCTCTACATGGACTACACCGGGCATTTCGAATCCACTGACGACGCCTTCATCGCGGCGCGGCAGTTCGCGCTCGCGCCAAAGGTCTCCGGCTACATCACTGCGGTTCCGGTCACCGACAACCAGCACATCGCCGCCGGCGACGTGATCGCGCGCATCGACGACCGCGACTATCGCGTCGCGCTGGCGCAGGCCGAGGCGCAGGTCGCGGCCGCGCAGGCCAGCATCCAGAATGTCGATGCGCAGCTCGACGTGCAGCAGGCGCAGATATCGGCCAACCAGGCCCAGGTCGACCAGGCGCAGGCGGCGCTGACCTTCGCCCAGCAGCAGGCGACGCGCTACCAGCATCTGGAGCAGACCGGCTACGGCACCGTGCAGAATTCCGAGCAGTACACCTCGCAACTGCATCAGCAGCAGGCGTCTCTGCTGAGCGCACAGGCGACGCTCAACCTCGCGCAGCGCCAGGTGGAATCGCTGAAGGCGCAGCGCAAGAGCGCGGTCGCGAACCTCGCCCAGGCCGAGGCGCAGCGCGACCAGGCAGAGCTCAATCTCTCCTATACGACGGTGACCGCCGCGCAGCCCGGGCGCGTCGTCAACCTGTCGGCGGCGGTCGGCCAATTCGCGCAGGCCGGCACCAACCTCACGATGTTCGTGCCCGACCAGACCTGGGTCACCGCGAACTTCAAGGAGATCCAGCTCGACCAGATGCGTCCGGGCGAGAAGGTGACGCTGAAGATCGACGCCTATCCCGGCCGCACGATCCGGGGCCATGTCGAAAGCGTGCAGCCGGGATCGGGCACCGCGTTCTCGCTGCTGCCGGCGCAGAACGCCACCGGCAACTACGTCAAGATCGTGCAGCGCGTGCCGGTCAAGATCGTGATGGACAACCCGCCGACCGACGTCGCGCTCGGCCCGGGCATGTCCGTCGTCCCGACGGTGCGGATCAATCCCGCTCCATCACTGCTCGAGCGTCTTGAGAAGCTTTGA
- a CDS encoding DHA2 family efflux MFS transporter permease subunit produces the protein MSATAIDAKSLPAPSVAVNPWLIAIVVALASFMEVLDTTIANVALPYIAGGMGVSEDEASWVVTTYLVSNAIILTVSGFLARMLGRKTFFLICLGIFTVSSVLCGFAPNLNALLLFRILQGLGGGGMVPVAQSILADAFPPAKRGQAFAVFGIAVVVAPVVGPTLGGWLSDNLSWHWCFLINAPVGVFAIALIAAVLQEPAKAKGAQKAAQPQNNSFDFIGFALVATFLGALEVTLDRGLEDDWFGSPFIITFAAISATAFVLMIPWEMTRRNPMIDLRMVATRQFGACFLVMLATGAILLATTQFLPQLVQQDFGYTATWAGLVLSPGGVVTMVMMFAVGRLAAKVQPKYLIVAGALVIAASMYSMTNVYADLGFWFMARSRMLIGVGLPLIFVPIMAASYDGIPPDKTDQASALINAARNTGGSIGVSIVSNVLTHRQQFHQSRLVEQVTPSSPQYQDTLHQVTDFFVAQGNSLAQAHQQAIQWIGQQVQTQASFLSYMDAFWVLMLISLSAIPLALTLRKVKLGGPAPVGH, from the coding sequence ATGAGTGCAACAGCGATCGATGCCAAAAGCCTCCCTGCTCCGAGCGTTGCCGTCAATCCCTGGCTGATCGCCATCGTGGTTGCGCTCGCGAGCTTCATGGAGGTGCTCGACACCACCATCGCCAACGTCGCGCTGCCCTATATCGCGGGCGGCATGGGCGTGAGCGAGGACGAAGCGTCCTGGGTGGTCACGACCTACCTGGTGTCCAACGCCATCATCCTGACCGTCTCCGGCTTTCTCGCGCGAATGCTCGGGCGCAAGACCTTCTTCCTGATCTGCCTCGGCATCTTCACGGTGAGCTCGGTGCTGTGCGGCTTCGCGCCCAACCTGAACGCGCTGCTGCTGTTCCGCATCCTGCAGGGCCTCGGCGGCGGCGGCATGGTGCCGGTGGCGCAGTCGATCCTCGCCGACGCCTTTCCGCCGGCCAAGCGCGGCCAGGCGTTTGCGGTGTTCGGCATCGCCGTGGTGGTGGCGCCGGTGGTCGGGCCGACGCTCGGCGGCTGGCTGTCCGACAATCTGTCCTGGCACTGGTGCTTCCTGATCAACGCCCCGGTCGGCGTGTTCGCGATCGCGCTGATCGCAGCGGTGCTGCAGGAGCCCGCGAAGGCCAAAGGAGCGCAGAAGGCCGCACAGCCGCAGAACAACAGCTTCGATTTCATCGGCTTCGCGCTGGTTGCGACCTTCCTCGGCGCGCTCGAGGTGACGCTCGACCGCGGCCTCGAGGACGACTGGTTCGGCTCGCCCTTCATCATCACCTTTGCGGCGATCAGCGCCACGGCGTTCGTGCTGATGATCCCGTGGGAGATGACCCGCCGCAATCCGATGATCGACCTGCGCATGGTCGCGACCCGGCAGTTCGGCGCCTGCTTCCTGGTGATGTTGGCGACCGGCGCCATCCTGCTCGCGACCACCCAGTTCCTGCCGCAACTGGTGCAGCAGGATTTCGGCTACACCGCGACCTGGGCCGGCCTCGTGCTCTCGCCCGGCGGCGTGGTCACCATGGTGATGATGTTCGCGGTCGGCCGGCTCGCCGCCAAGGTGCAGCCGAAATATTTGATCGTCGCCGGCGCGCTGGTGATCGCCGCCTCGATGTACAGCATGACCAACGTGTATGCCGATCTCGGCTTCTGGTTCATGGCGCGCTCACGCATGCTGATCGGCGTCGGCCTGCCCTTGATCTTCGTGCCGATCATGGCGGCGTCCTATGACGGCATTCCGCCCGACAAGACCGACCAGGCCTCCGCGCTGATCAACGCGGCGCGCAACACCGGCGGCTCGATCGGCGTCTCGATCGTCTCCAACGTGCTGACGCACCGCCAGCAGTTCCATCAAAGCCGGCTGGTCGAGCAGGTGACGCCGTCGAGCCCGCAATACCAGGACACGTTGCACCAGGTGACCGATTTCTTCGTCGCCCAGGGCAACTCGCTGGCGCAGGCGCACCAGCAGGCGATCCAGTGGATCGGGCAGCAGGTGCAGACCCAGGCCTCGTTCCTGTCCTACATGGATGCGTTCTGGGTCCTGATGCTGATCTCGCTCTCGGCGATCCCGCTGGCGCTGACCTTGCGCAAGGTCAAGCTCGGCGGCCCCGCCCCGGTCGGTCATTGA